A part of Haloarchaeobius sp. HME9146 genomic DNA contains:
- the sod gene encoding superoxide dismutase: MAEKSNAELPPLPYEYDALEPAISEQVLTWHHDTHHQGYVNGLNAAEETLAENRESGDYSSTAGALGNVTHNGCGHYLHTLFWENMSPEGGDEPEGDLRDRIEADFGSYEGWKGEFEAAASAAGGWALLVYDPVAKQLRNVKVDKHDQGALWGAHPILACDVWEHSYYYDYGPDRGSFIEGFFDVVNWDKVAEEYEKCTAHFE, from the coding sequence ATGGCAGAGAAATCCAACGCCGAACTTCCGCCGCTTCCGTACGAGTACGACGCACTCGAACCCGCCATCTCAGAGCAGGTCCTCACGTGGCATCACGACACGCACCACCAGGGCTACGTGAACGGCCTCAACGCGGCCGAAGAGACACTCGCGGAGAACCGCGAGTCCGGCGACTACTCGTCGACGGCCGGTGCGCTCGGCAACGTGACGCACAACGGCTGTGGGCACTACCTCCACACCCTCTTCTGGGAGAACATGTCCCCGGAGGGTGGCGACGAGCCCGAGGGTGACCTCCGTGACCGTATCGAGGCCGACTTCGGCTCCTACGAGGGCTGGAAGGGCGAATTCGAGGCTGCTGCCTCCGCCGCCGGTGGCTGGGCGCTTCTCGTCTACGACCCGGTCGCCAAGCAGCTCCGCAACGTCAAGGTCGACAAGCACGACCAGGGCGCGCTCTGGGGCGCACACCCCATCCTCGCCTGCGACGTCTGGGAGCACTCCTACTACTACGACTACGGTCCGGACCGCGGTTCCTTCATCGAGGGCTTCTTCGACGTCGTGAACTGGGACAAGGTCGCCGAAGAGTACGAGAAGTGCACGGCGCACTTCGAGTAA
- a CDS encoding UbiA family prenyltransferase has translation MSQSTDRFSNQSIAHRLSDPAARIQSLTSVAVHTSLLDGAVAATKVVVVSALLSVSLSPAVALAFLVTFGVYGSNKLVDAEDAVNCPDRAAFVARHRAALTLATVGGYGLALVLAALQGPLAVALTLVPGTAALLYSVEWLPYGGGTRVKDVFLLNTILVAAAWAVYISFIPVAFTDQLPGAPALTLCAFFFLQTVVAGEVLNARDVVGDRREGVSTLPTRLGVERAQTVLYGLDGVTIALLLGAGLVGTLDEQAVLALLPAVGYSLLVTALVGRDVDLSRLCGWRDLEYPLMLAGVVVFL, from the coding sequence ATGAGCCAATCAACCGACCGGTTCAGCAACCAGTCCATCGCCCACCGGCTATCGGACCCGGCCGCGAGAATCCAGTCCCTCACGTCGGTCGCGGTCCACACGTCGCTGCTCGATGGGGCCGTCGCCGCGACGAAGGTCGTGGTGGTCAGTGCGTTGCTGTCGGTCTCACTCTCACCAGCCGTCGCCCTCGCCTTCCTCGTCACCTTCGGCGTCTACGGGTCGAACAAACTCGTCGACGCCGAGGACGCCGTGAACTGCCCGGACCGGGCCGCGTTCGTCGCCCGGCACCGCGCGGCCCTCACGCTGGCGACGGTCGGCGGGTACGGCCTCGCACTCGTCCTCGCCGCACTCCAAGGGCCGCTGGCGGTCGCCCTGACACTGGTCCCCGGGACCGCCGCGCTCCTGTACAGTGTCGAGTGGCTCCCGTACGGCGGCGGGACGCGGGTCAAGGACGTCTTCCTCCTCAACACGATTCTGGTCGCGGCGGCCTGGGCGGTCTACATCTCGTTCATTCCGGTTGCGTTCACCGACCAGCTCCCCGGCGCGCCCGCACTCACCCTCTGTGCGTTCTTCTTCCTCCAGACCGTCGTCGCCGGTGAGGTCCTCAACGCTCGCGACGTGGTCGGTGACCGTCGCGAGGGCGTCAGCACGCTCCCGACGCGGCTCGGCGTCGAGCGGGCGCAGACGGTCCTCTACGGCCTCGATGGGGTCACCATCGCGCTCCTGCTCGGCGCGGGCCTCGTCGGCACGCTCGACGAACAGGCCGTGCTCGCGCTGCTCCCCGCGGTCGGTTACTCGCTGCTCGTGACGGCGCTTGTCGGTCGTGACGTCGACCTCTCACGGCTGTGTGGCTGGCGCGACCTGGAATACCCGCTCATGCTGGCCGGAGTCGTGGTCTTCCTGTGA
- a CDS encoding histidine kinase N-terminal 7TM domain-containing protein → MNVWAATPLGPLSTLPPVVRFSLQAVFSVGIPISLVVAAIAWRNRPAAGSRPLTVFMLSMALWFATVLGSSLVPGTGLSLLLSKLLYVAVVTIIPAWYALVLEYTGKGNRLTRPRIGLFALVGAVAVALVFAYPAVEVFWTDVTPAAALPPGETASISGHRFSHGPGFWALFAYGTALLVAGTYHLLRYLYYAQDVYRRQGQALVIAVAAPWTANAFYITDLTAFDPTPFGLFASGLAFAWAMFQFRFLDLSPVAREAVVENMRDGVFVLDEDDRLVDINGAARDMLDLRGQSVLGDRLDSVLDDSYQPVAAVAVSASEDSRTTVGVENEYDTRYFDVQAAPQRDGRGRDVGRLYLLHDITDRKAREEELERQNEQLERFASLVSHDLRNPLNVAEGYVELARETGNVAHLDEVTVSHDRMRDIIDDVLALARAGQTVDATEPVSLASLAWDAWETVDTGSGTLVVDGDCSFLADQRQLRRALENLFRNSVEHTTPGVQVRIGPLPGDEQGFYVEDDGPGIPEAEREQVLEDGYSTNEEGTGLGLSIVRSIVEGHGWSLVVTDGRDGGARFEVTGTAAAHGRVAPEVDDD, encoded by the coding sequence ATGAACGTCTGGGCCGCGACCCCGCTCGGTCCGCTCTCGACGCTCCCACCCGTCGTCAGGTTCTCCCTCCAGGCGGTGTTCAGCGTCGGTATCCCCATCTCGCTCGTGGTCGCCGCCATCGCGTGGCGGAACCGGCCAGCAGCCGGTTCTCGCCCGTTGACGGTGTTCATGCTCTCGATGGCGCTGTGGTTCGCGACGGTTCTCGGCTCCTCGCTGGTCCCGGGAACCGGGCTCTCGCTGCTGTTGAGCAAACTGCTGTACGTCGCTGTCGTCACCATCATCCCCGCCTGGTACGCGCTCGTCCTGGAGTACACCGGCAAGGGGAACCGGCTGACGCGACCCAGAATCGGCCTGTTCGCGCTCGTCGGTGCCGTCGCGGTTGCCCTCGTGTTCGCGTATCCGGCAGTCGAGGTCTTCTGGACGGACGTGACCCCGGCAGCGGCCCTTCCTCCGGGCGAGACCGCCTCCATCAGCGGGCACCGGTTCAGCCACGGCCCCGGGTTCTGGGCGCTGTTCGCCTACGGGACTGCCCTGCTGGTTGCCGGGACGTACCACCTGCTTCGGTACCTCTACTACGCCCAGGACGTGTACCGCCGGCAGGGGCAGGCACTGGTCATCGCCGTCGCCGCGCCGTGGACCGCGAACGCGTTCTACATCACGGACCTGACGGCGTTCGACCCGACGCCCTTCGGCCTGTTCGCCTCCGGCCTCGCCTTCGCCTGGGCCATGTTCCAGTTCCGCTTTCTCGACCTCTCCCCGGTCGCCCGCGAGGCCGTCGTCGAGAACATGCGCGACGGGGTGTTCGTGCTCGACGAGGACGACCGACTCGTCGACATCAACGGGGCCGCCCGGGACATGCTCGACCTTCGGGGACAGTCCGTACTCGGGGACCGCCTCGACAGCGTGCTGGACGATTCCTACCAGCCCGTCGCGGCCGTCGCCGTCAGCGCCAGCGAGGACTCTCGGACGACCGTCGGTGTCGAGAACGAGTACGACACGCGCTACTTCGACGTGCAGGCCGCGCCACAGCGTGACGGCCGGGGCCGCGACGTAGGTCGCCTCTACCTGCTCCACGACATCACCGACCGAAAGGCCCGTGAGGAGGAACTCGAACGCCAGAACGAGCAACTGGAACGCTTCGCGAGCCTCGTCAGTCACGACCTCAGGAACCCCCTCAACGTCGCCGAGGGCTACGTGGAACTCGCCCGAGAGACGGGGAACGTCGCCCACCTCGACGAGGTGACCGTCTCCCACGACCGGATGCGGGACATCATCGACGACGTGCTCGCACTGGCCCGCGCCGGCCAGACCGTCGATGCGACCGAACCCGTCTCCCTGGCGTCGCTCGCCTGGGACGCCTGGGAGACCGTCGACACCGGGTCAGGGACGCTCGTCGTCGACGGCGACTGTTCGTTCCTCGCGGACCAACGCCAGTTGCGTCGGGCGCTGGAGAACCTGTTTCGAAATAGTGTGGAACATACCACACCCGGTGTGCAGGTCCGCATCGGGCCGCTCCCCGGAGACGAGCAGGGGTTCTACGTCGAGGATGACGGGCCGGGTATCCCCGAAGCCGAGCGCGAGCAGGTGCTCGAAGACGGCTACTCGACCAACGAGGAGGGGACCGGCCTCGGGCTCTCCATCGTCCGCAGCATCGTCGAGGGGCACGGCTGGTCACTCGTGGTGACCGACGGCCGTGATGGCGGTGCGCGATTCGAGGTCACGGGGACGGCGGCGGCTCACGGACGCGTCGCTCCCGAGGTCGACGACGACTAA
- a CDS encoding histidine kinase N-terminal 7TM domain-containing protein, producing the protein MSGLFTIGGVTYGLYDLVLVLSILASVTAATLAWQNRHKPIARPLVVMMVSSIVWEVGSLVYRYGVLSGSYEFALRGSQFVYLGIPVVVAAWFVLALRYAGREDLVNIRLLAVLAIVPIGVNVLVWTAPMHSLWWSNVQPGTDTVIQYGDGYGIPYYFHFAYGYLLTLAGAVLVFRQVSRSKSLYRGQAFSMGIAALTPLVGNVAFFGLTAAGSSVPDLTPLVGFTRVPDFTPVMFAISGVALVAGIFRFGLTEVAPVARATVLDNITDGVFVLDTDDQFVEVNPRAKEILGVAGERVVGRSLADVLGDNEALYERYADADDLTEEISLDTAEGRRYFEIEVSPLASEKGQRVGRLFIVRDVTDRTHREQELQRQNEQLERFTSIVSHDLRRPLATAEESLVRGLRQGDRGELRKTRQALTDMDAIVEDMMTLAQQGESITGEDQEFHPLRDAARDAWNNLDTGNASLSVQADQYVRADRRRLLRLFENLFENSVEHGASADGVQIRVGTLGSAESLLRADEQGFYVEDDGSGIPIDEREHVLEAGYSGDDGTGLGLAIVASIADAHGWSVAVTESSAGGARFEFTGAVVD; encoded by the coding sequence ATGAGTGGTTTGTTTACTATCGGGGGCGTCACGTACGGGCTCTACGACCTCGTGCTCGTCCTCTCGATCCTCGCCTCGGTGACCGCGGCGACGCTGGCCTGGCAGAACAGACACAAACCCATCGCTCGACCGCTGGTTGTGATGATGGTGTCGTCCATCGTCTGGGAGGTCGGGTCGCTGGTCTACCGGTACGGCGTCCTGAGCGGCTCCTACGAATTCGCCCTCCGGGGCTCTCAGTTTGTGTACCTGGGCATTCCCGTCGTGGTGGCGGCGTGGTTCGTGCTGGCGCTTCGCTACGCCGGTCGGGAGGACCTCGTCAACATCCGGTTGCTGGCCGTGCTCGCCATCGTCCCCATCGGGGTCAACGTCCTCGTCTGGACGGCCCCGATGCACTCGCTCTGGTGGAGCAACGTCCAGCCGGGCACCGACACCGTCATCCAGTACGGTGACGGCTACGGGATTCCGTACTACTTCCACTTCGCCTACGGCTACCTGCTCACGCTGGCGGGGGCCGTGCTCGTCTTCCGGCAGGTCTCGCGCTCGAAGTCGCTGTACCGCGGCCAGGCGTTCTCGATGGGCATCGCCGCCCTCACGCCGCTGGTCGGGAACGTCGCGTTCTTCGGGCTCACCGCCGCCGGGAGTTCGGTCCCGGACCTCACCCCGCTCGTCGGGTTCACTCGCGTCCCCGACTTCACGCCGGTCATGTTCGCCATCAGCGGCGTCGCCCTCGTCGCGGGCATCTTCCGGTTCGGGCTGACCGAGGTCGCGCCGGTCGCCCGCGCGACCGTCCTCGACAACATCACCGACGGCGTGTTCGTGCTCGACACCGACGACCAGTTCGTCGAGGTGAACCCTCGCGCCAAGGAGATACTGGGCGTCGCTGGCGAGCGGGTCGTCGGCCGGTCGCTGGCGGACGTGCTCGGCGACAACGAGGCGCTGTACGAGCGCTACGCCGACGCCGACGACCTGACCGAGGAGATCAGCCTCGACACCGCCGAGGGTCGGCGCTACTTCGAGATCGAGGTCTCACCACTCGCCTCCGAGAAGGGCCAGCGCGTCGGCCGCCTGTTCATCGTCAGGGACGTGACCGACCGCACCCACCGCGAGCAGGAACTCCAGCGCCAGAACGAGCAACTGGAGCGGTTCACGAGCATCGTGAGCCACGACCTTCGTCGACCGCTCGCGACCGCCGAGGAGAGCCTGGTCAGGGGGCTCCGACAGGGCGACCGCGGGGAACTCCGCAAGACGCGGCAGGCCCTGACCGACATGGACGCCATCGTCGAGGACATGATGACGCTGGCCCAGCAGGGCGAGAGCATCACCGGCGAGGACCAGGAGTTCCACCCACTCCGGGACGCCGCACGGGACGCCTGGAACAACCTCGACACCGGGAACGCCAGCCTGTCGGTGCAGGCGGACCAGTACGTCAGGGCGGACCGCAGACGGCTACTCCGGTTGTTCGAGAACCTGTTCGAAAATTCGGTCGAACACGGTGCGTCTGCCGACGGCGTCCAGATCCGCGTCGGCACCCTCGGCTCGGCCGAATCGCTCCTGCGCGCCGACGAGCAGGGGTTCTACGTCGAGGACGACGGCTCGGGGATTCCCATCGACGAGCGTGAACACGTCCTCGAGGCCGGCTACTCCGGAGACGACGGAACTGGCCTCGGACTGGCTATCGTCGCGTCCATCGCGGACGCCCACGGCTGGAGTGTCGCGGTCACCGAGAGTTCGGCTGGTGGTGCCCGCTTCGAGTTCACCGGTGCCGTGGTCGACTGA
- a CDS encoding DUF5827 family protein, producing the protein MPVPKSEFEKLHPCDFYTPEELFDDDEMYTVYEIARLLQGLDTDADLDRDTEDILLDWAIPWVMRNADDLVVATPRSDDEPGYYGLKE; encoded by the coding sequence ATGCCCGTCCCGAAGTCGGAGTTCGAGAAACTCCACCCGTGTGACTTCTACACACCCGAGGAACTGTTCGACGACGACGAGATGTACACCGTCTACGAGATCGCCCGACTCCTGCAGGGGCTCGACACCGACGCCGACCTCGACCGCGACACCGAGGACATCCTGCTCGACTGGGCCATCCCGTGGGTCATGCGCAACGCCGACGACCTCGTCGTGGCGACCCCGCGGAGCGACGACGAACCCGGCTACTACGGCCTGAAGGAATGA
- a CDS encoding histidine kinase N-terminal 7TM domain-containing protein: MSLLLFAAVIAAVVAVFAYRQRPKPGAIWLALLLAGVAWWAAVYAVELPITPLPVRRPFMKLQWLGSLSIPVFWLLFSLEYTGRDRWVNPVSVAGLFVVPTVVAGLVFTFEHHTLLYRSVELVQNGDLYAVEHVFGPAFYVGIGYSYLLTLVGSALFVSLLAGRSPTHRKQSLALLVAIVAPWLGNLVYIFDVSLLADVDPTPMAFLVTGVASFVALEQLDLFEAVPVPDRIARDIVIDGMYDPVVVVDNRDRIVDMNTAATTIVGFSAQTALGRNANETVPGFPEGTADGETVTVDSPEGVRHFDVAISAIEDAHGRPLGQVVTMRDVTKRQHDEQRLNVLNRVLRHNLRNEMQVVAGCAEELQSRLDDEADVALATTIAESANEVSELGDTAREIEDLLETPESTPAIGLRDTIDRLLDDAETENPGAVFTLQWTPDHDIRCRRPIEPVLRHLLEAATSSNRPPNPHVRLFVAADTEDYVSITVADDGPPISDAERAVLETGAETPLDHASGLDLWLVLWGTRAMGGSLDFESHSDTGNAVTVHVPVVESVRSNEQQASAE; the protein is encoded by the coding sequence ATGAGTTTGCTCCTCTTTGCCGCCGTCATAGCCGCGGTTGTTGCAGTCTTCGCCTATCGCCAGCGCCCGAAACCCGGGGCGATCTGGCTCGCCCTGCTGCTAGCCGGTGTCGCCTGGTGGGCGGCCGTCTACGCCGTCGAACTACCGATCACACCACTCCCGGTGCGGCGGCCGTTCATGAAGCTCCAGTGGCTCGGGAGCCTCAGCATCCCCGTGTTCTGGCTGTTGTTCTCCCTGGAGTACACGGGCCGGGACCGCTGGGTGAACCCGGTTTCGGTCGCCGGGCTCTTCGTCGTCCCGACGGTCGTGGCCGGGCTGGTGTTCACCTTCGAACACCACACCTTGCTCTACCGGTCGGTCGAACTCGTCCAGAACGGTGACCTCTACGCCGTCGAACACGTGTTCGGTCCGGCGTTCTACGTCGGCATCGGCTACTCCTACCTGCTCACGCTGGTGGGGTCGGCACTGTTCGTCTCCCTGCTGGCCGGCCGGAGTCCGACCCACCGCAAGCAGTCCCTCGCGCTCCTCGTCGCCATCGTCGCCCCCTGGCTCGGCAACCTCGTCTACATCTTCGACGTCTCCCTGCTCGCCGATGTGGACCCGACGCCGATGGCCTTCCTGGTCACGGGCGTCGCCAGCTTCGTCGCACTCGAGCAGCTCGACCTGTTCGAGGCGGTGCCCGTGCCCGACCGCATCGCCCGCGACATCGTCATCGACGGGATGTACGACCCCGTCGTCGTCGTCGACAACCGCGACCGTATCGTGGACATGAACACCGCAGCGACGACCATCGTGGGATTCTCCGCACAGACCGCCCTGGGACGGAACGCGAACGAGACCGTCCCGGGCTTCCCCGAGGGCACGGCCGACGGCGAGACCGTGACGGTCGACTCGCCCGAGGGCGTCCGCCACTTCGACGTGGCCATCTCGGCCATCGAGGACGCCCACGGCCGACCACTCGGACAGGTGGTGACGATGCGGGACGTCACCAAGCGCCAACACGACGAGCAGCGCCTGAACGTGCTCAACCGCGTCCTCAGGCACAACCTCCGCAACGAGATGCAGGTCGTCGCCGGCTGTGCCGAAGAGCTCCAGTCGCGGCTCGACGACGAGGCGGACGTGGCGCTTGCGACCACCATCGCCGAATCCGCCAACGAGGTCTCCGAACTCGGCGACACCGCCCGGGAGATAGAGGACCTCCTCGAGACCCCCGAGAGCACCCCTGCGATCGGCCTCCGGGACACCATCGACCGCCTCCTTGACGACGCGGAGACCGAGAACCCCGGGGCGGTCTTCACGCTCCAGTGGACCCCGGACCACGACATCCGATGTCGTCGCCCCATCGAGCCGGTGTTGCGTCACCTCCTCGAAGCGGCCACCTCCTCGAACAGACCGCCGAACCCCCACGTGCGACTGTTCGTCGCGGCCGACACCGAGGACTACGTCTCCATCACCGTCGCCGACGACGGCCCGCCGATCTCCGACGCCGAGCGGGCCGTCCTCGAGACCGGGGCGGAGACGCCGCTGGACCACGCGAGCGGCCTCGACCTCTGGCTGGTCCTCTGGGGGACCCGTGCGATGGGCGGGTCGCTCGACTTCGAGTCCCACTCCGACACCGGGAACGCGGTCACCGTCCACGTCCCGGTGGTCGAGTCTGTCCGGTCGAACGAGCAGCAGGCGAGTGCGGAGTGA
- a CDS encoding ATPase: MRLLVAGDARVDAGKTTFSTGLCEYVGATGFKPRAGNDYWFDHDDYQRAVAQGRLYGKDAKRLAAASPGSPDPEDVNPLHRLWRPSPGSDSGMLGASHRRFVLDRVGDEYVVNANADVPESAREHLPLDDAIVVETLAELNEVMTDRHTTAFDRIREEILSRDRAVVESYADIALPIQDVAFDAVAVVEPERARVYGGERYAKACAVVGGSTHEGKLEERVSDVVSYCDPLATVGLPALGSDARADPERVADAYEVAYEAVVTAALS; this comes from the coding sequence ATGAGGCTGCTCGTCGCCGGCGACGCCCGCGTCGACGCCGGGAAGACGACGTTCTCGACCGGCCTGTGCGAGTACGTCGGCGCGACCGGCTTCAAACCCCGCGCCGGCAACGACTACTGGTTCGACCACGACGACTACCAGCGAGCCGTCGCGCAGGGCCGACTCTACGGAAAGGACGCGAAACGGCTCGCGGCCGCCAGCCCCGGGTCCCCGGACCCGGAGGACGTGAACCCCCTCCATCGGCTCTGGCGACCCTCGCCCGGCTCGGACTCGGGGATGCTCGGCGCGAGCCACCGGCGGTTCGTCCTCGACCGGGTGGGCGACGAGTACGTCGTCAACGCGAACGCCGACGTCCCCGAGAGCGCCCGCGAGCACCTCCCCCTCGACGATGCCATCGTGGTCGAGACGCTGGCTGAACTGAACGAGGTGATGACCGACCGCCACACGACGGCCTTCGACAGAATCCGCGAGGAGATACTGTCCCGTGACCGGGCCGTCGTCGAGTCCTACGCCGACATCGCGCTGCCCATCCAGGACGTTGCGTTCGACGCCGTGGCGGTGGTCGAACCCGAACGCGCACGGGTGTACGGCGGCGAGCGCTACGCGAAGGCCTGTGCGGTGGTCGGCGGGAGCACGCACGAAGGAAAACTGGAGGAGCGCGTCTCGGACGTCGTCTCGTACTGTGACCCGCTCGCGACGGTCGGGCTCCCCGCGCTCGGGAGCGACGCCAGGGCCGACCCGGAACGAGTCGC